Part of the Virgibacillus natechei genome is shown below.
TATGAGTCTCAGATTAAACAACAAGCATTCGACCATACTTTAAAAGATGAATTGACCGCTGCCAAGGTAAAAAATCCAAAAGCGGTTAAAGCTCTGTTGGATACCGATACTATTAAGCTAGATGGCGAGAAATTGCTAGGATTAGAGGAACAGTTGAAGGGCATTCAGGAAAGTGACCCATATATGTTCGAGGAAGAAGAAAGCAATGAACCGCCAAAGCCTAGTTTCTCAACAGGACAGCACAATAAGGGCGGGGGCGGAGAACCTGCTAGCTTGCAAGAAGCACTATCACAACACTTTTCACAAAAATAAAAAATGGAGATGATTATGTATGCCAGTAACATTAGAACAAGCAAAAGTCGGCATGGCCGACAAAATAGATCAATTTGTAGTAGATGAGTTTCGCCGAAGCTCTTTTCTGTTAGACCAACTAACTTTTGATGATGCGGTGTCACCAGGAACGGGCGGATCAACCCTTACGTATGGGTACACGCGTCTAAAAACACCGTCAACAGGACAATTCCGTAACATCAATGAAGAATATGAAGCGAATCAAGCAGACCGTGAAAATAAGTTTGTCAACCTTAAAATCTTTGGTGGTTCATTCCAAATTGACCGTGTCATCCAAGATACAAGTGGTCAAATTAATGAAATGAATTTCCAATTACAGCAAAAGGTAAAAGGAGCGTCGAACCTTTTCCATAACACGGTCATTAATGGTGATTCTGGAGCAGACGCTAAGTCTTTTGATGGACTGTCCAAAGCCGTTAATGGCACTTCTACTGATTTGGAAACAGATATTAACATTTCTGATAATACTAGCATGGAGAATAACAAACAGGCATTCATTGATGAAATTGACGGATTCCTGTCCGAATTGGACGGACGGCCAACCATGCTAATGG
Proteins encoded:
- a CDS encoding phage scaffolding protein, with amino-acid sequence MPLKDLLGEELYNQVIEKAGDEKVAVVSDGSYLPKEKFDEKNQEAKDYKKQVEERDEQISNLSEKAKGSEDLTKQIDDLKEQNKKQSEDYESQIKQQAFDHTLKDELTAAKVKNPKAVKALLDTDTIKLDGEKLLGLEEQLKGIQESDPYMFEEEESNEPPKPSFSTGQHNKGGGGEPASLQEALSQHFSQK
- a CDS encoding major capsid protein, whose protein sequence is MPVTLEQAKVGMADKIDQFVVDEFRRSSFLLDQLTFDDAVSPGTGGSTLTYGYTRLKTPSTGQFRNINEEYEANQADRENKFVNLKIFGGSFQIDRVIQDTSGQINEMNFQLQQKVKGASNLFHNTVINGDSGADAKSFDGLSKAVNGTSTDLETDINISDNTSMENNKQAFIDEIDGFLSELDGRPTMLMGNNKLITKIKSAARRVGYFTQAEDAFGRTIDMYDGIPLVDLGYFYDGSNSVPIIGVDNGSTDLYAVNLGLDGFHGVSPQGNGVIKTYLPDFDRPGAVKNGDVEMVAAVALKATRKAGRLSGIQIAGVDA